One genomic window of Myxococcus xanthus includes the following:
- a CDS encoding TetR/AcrR family transcriptional regulator, translated as MRLAILTAAQELVLEKGYAAVTTADVAERAGAGKQTIYRWWPGKGALVLDAFSEWVSQAPRMNRRKPSLSSTLVEFCRGAAEAAPVLRALMAEAQFDEDLHRRLIAQLVRPRGDELRACLADRRPADRELVVNVLSGLVWQRLMLNEPLDARFVRFALRVVQRI; from the coding sequence GTGCGCCTGGCCATTCTCACGGCGGCGCAGGAACTGGTGCTGGAGAAGGGCTATGCGGCGGTGACGACCGCCGACGTGGCGGAGCGCGCGGGGGCTGGGAAGCAGACCATCTACCGTTGGTGGCCGGGCAAGGGGGCGCTGGTGCTCGACGCGTTCTCCGAATGGGTGAGTCAGGCGCCCCGCATGAACCGGCGCAAGCCTTCCCTGTCCTCGACGCTGGTGGAGTTCTGCCGGGGGGCCGCGGAGGCGGCGCCCGTGCTGCGAGCGCTGATGGCGGAGGCACAATTCGACGAGGACCTCCACCGGCGGCTCATCGCCCAACTGGTGCGCCCGCGGGGTGACGAGCTCCGGGCGTGCCTCGCCGATCGCCGGCCCGCCGACCGGGAGCTCGTGGTCAACGTGCTCTCCGGCCTGGTATGGCAGCGCCTCATGCTCAATGAGCCACTGGACGCACGTTTCGTGCGCTTCGCGCTGCGGGTGGTTCAGCGCATCTGA
- a CDS encoding deoxyhypusine synthase family protein, which yields MSSSELPVLKFVLTNYKNFNARATRDALLSYWEHVSNGGRMFWSVAGAMSSAQLGITLAPAIRAGLIHGLSVTGANIEESLFRLVAHTGYKDFPEYRYFTKQDDTRILEQRMRRVTDTSIPEDEAFRAVEKIAVPMWKGATEKGERRFWHEYFYAFIQALDPSVYEGDPEACWLLEAARLRLPIVVPGYEDSTFGNIFASYVKAGDFNASIVKSGIEYMADFYDRYEEMSEGRGVGFFQIGGGIAGDFPICVVPSIKYDLQKPVKPWAYFCQISDSTTSYGSYSGATPNEKITWDKLTETTPMFVIESDATIVAPLILSALLECKSNPEAANALIAKHQG from the coding sequence ATGTCCTCGTCCGAACTTCCCGTTCTCAAGTTCGTCCTCACGAACTACAAGAATTTCAACGCGCGCGCGACGCGCGATGCGCTCCTGTCCTACTGGGAGCATGTGTCGAACGGTGGCCGGATGTTCTGGAGCGTCGCGGGCGCGATGTCGTCGGCGCAGCTCGGCATCACGCTCGCACCGGCCATCCGGGCGGGGCTGATTCACGGTCTGTCGGTGACGGGCGCCAACATCGAGGAGTCGCTCTTCCGGCTCGTCGCGCATACGGGGTACAAGGACTTCCCGGAGTACCGCTACTTCACCAAGCAGGACGACACGCGAATCCTCGAGCAGCGGATGCGCCGGGTCACCGATACGAGCATCCCCGAGGACGAGGCGTTCCGCGCGGTGGAGAAGATTGCCGTTCCGATGTGGAAGGGCGCGACCGAGAAGGGCGAGCGCCGCTTCTGGCACGAGTACTTCTACGCGTTCATCCAGGCGCTCGACCCCTCCGTGTATGAGGGTGACCCGGAGGCCTGCTGGCTGCTCGAGGCGGCGCGGCTCCGTCTGCCCATCGTCGTCCCTGGCTATGAGGACTCGACGTTCGGCAACATCTTCGCGTCCTACGTGAAGGCGGGCGACTTCAACGCGAGCATCGTCAAGTCTGGCATTGAGTACATGGCCGACTTCTACGACCGCTACGAGGAGATGTCCGAGGGCCGGGGTGTCGGCTTCTTCCAGATTGGCGGCGGTATCGCCGGTGACTTCCCCATCTGCGTCGTTCCTTCGATCAAGTACGACCTGCAGAAGCCGGTGAAGCCCTGGGCCTACTTCTGCCAGATCAGCGACTCGACGACGTCCTACGGTTCGTACTCGGGCGCGACGCCCAATGAGAAGATCACCTGGGACAAGCTGACCGAGACGACGCCGATGTTCGTCATCGAGTCGGATGCCACCATTGTCGCGCCGCTGATTCTCAGCGCCCTGCTCGAGTGCAAGAGCAACCCGGAAGCGGCGAACGCGCTCATCGCGAAGCACCAGGGCTAG
- a CDS encoding sensor histidine kinase — MGMSAALALVLMGTFFTLFSYDLEDAIFARLVATAADGRRDDTGAIPLGMTAYVGHEGLPSWLGDALPLDTPRGEYEVFAQGRGHFHVAVRPDASAGTTRYVVLDTTALTSTTRHLRQTSGLLLASALLALLGAAGLSLVVARRLSRPLEQLVARVQSDTLAPEVDVGVTEVRALAEALRVRDARIQELLERERAFNRDASHELRTPLAVAQGAVEILELDPPADTETFGRLRQAIHHMGLLTEGILWLARSGRSDESCGLVSISREMVALYGKHRPHGDVALVIEAKEEVLAPLPGSVARVMLGNLIKNALAYTHQGRIVIHIAPEGWSISDTGVGFGQVEPGHSGFGIGLSLVERLARRFNCDVAFSAVEPHGTRVRLTWPSVEPG; from the coding sequence ATGGGCATGTCCGCGGCGCTCGCGCTCGTCCTGATGGGGACGTTCTTCACGCTCTTCAGCTACGACCTCGAAGACGCCATCTTCGCTCGGCTCGTCGCCACCGCGGCGGACGGACGCAGGGATGACACGGGGGCCATCCCACTTGGAATGACGGCCTATGTCGGCCACGAAGGCCTTCCGTCCTGGCTCGGAGACGCGCTCCCCCTGGACACACCTCGCGGCGAATACGAGGTCTTTGCTCAAGGCCGTGGGCACTTCCATGTCGCGGTGCGACCGGACGCGTCGGCTGGCACGACGCGCTACGTGGTCTTGGACACGACGGCGCTGACGAGCACCACCCGCCACCTGCGCCAGACGTCCGGACTGCTGCTGGCAAGTGCCCTGCTGGCCCTGCTGGGCGCCGCCGGGCTCTCCCTTGTCGTCGCGAGGAGGCTCAGCCGTCCGCTGGAACAGCTCGTGGCACGCGTCCAGTCGGATACTCTGGCGCCGGAAGTGGACGTCGGGGTCACCGAGGTGCGGGCCCTGGCCGAAGCCCTGCGTGTCCGGGATGCCCGAATCCAGGAACTGCTGGAGCGGGAGCGCGCCTTCAACCGGGACGCGAGCCATGAACTGCGTACGCCCCTCGCCGTGGCGCAAGGCGCGGTGGAGATACTGGAGTTGGACCCACCCGCGGACACGGAGACCTTCGGCCGTCTGCGGCAGGCCATTCACCACATGGGCCTGCTGACAGAGGGCATCCTCTGGCTGGCCCGGTCAGGCCGCTCCGACGAATCGTGCGGACTGGTGAGCATCTCCCGCGAAATGGTCGCGCTGTACGGCAAACACCGCCCTCACGGCGACGTGGCGCTTGTCATCGAGGCGAAAGAGGAGGTCCTCGCGCCACTTCCGGGGTCCGTGGCGCGAGTGATGCTGGGCAACCTCATCAAGAACGCGCTCGCCTATACGCACCAGGGGCGCATCGTCATCCACATCGCGCCAGAGGGCTGGAGCATCTCCGACACAGGCGTGGGCTTCGGCCAGGTCGAACCCGGACACTCGGGCTTCGGTATCGGCCTGTCCCTCGTGGAGCGGCTGGCGCGCCGGTTCAACTGCGACGTGGCCTTCAGCGCCGTGGAGCCACACGGGACGAGGGTACGGCTCACCTGGCCATCCGTGGAGCCCGGCTGA
- a CDS encoding response regulator transcription factor: MRVLVVEDNLDLQANIERFLGKDFQLDFAATGPQGLTLSLGQEYDVIVLDLMLPGMSGIELCQRYRQLAPRLVPILMLTARDTLDDKEEGFRAGADDYLVKPFSLRELRLRLEALARRPVPPSGRRLTVGPLTLEPDTGQARRGVRTVHLNKTETLLLRLLMEAAPEPVSPATLAHHLWGDDAPESSALRTHVYALRGALSELGMSDCITTLRNKGYRLDARED, encoded by the coding sequence ATGCGAGTGCTCGTCGTCGAAGACAACCTGGACCTCCAGGCCAACATCGAGAGGTTTCTGGGGAAGGACTTCCAGCTCGACTTCGCCGCCACCGGGCCCCAGGGCCTCACGCTCTCGCTGGGCCAGGAATACGACGTCATCGTCCTGGACCTGATGCTGCCGGGAATGAGTGGCATCGAGCTGTGTCAACGCTACCGGCAGCTCGCTCCCCGGCTGGTGCCCATCCTCATGCTGACCGCGCGGGACACCCTCGATGACAAGGAAGAAGGCTTCCGCGCGGGCGCGGATGACTACCTCGTCAAGCCGTTCTCCTTGAGGGAGCTGCGGCTGCGGCTCGAAGCCCTGGCGCGGCGCCCCGTGCCTCCGAGCGGACGGCGGCTGACGGTGGGGCCACTGACGCTGGAGCCAGACACGGGCCAGGCACGGCGAGGCGTGCGCACCGTCCACCTCAACAAGACCGAGACGCTCCTCCTGAGGCTCCTGATGGAGGCCGCGCCCGAGCCCGTATCGCCAGCCACGCTGGCCCACCACCTCTGGGGGGACGATGCGCCGGAGTCCAGTGCCTTGCGCACCCACGTCTATGCCCTGCGCGGAGCACTCTCCGAGCTGGGGATGAGCGACTGCATCACCACCCTCCGCAACAAGGGATACCGCCTGGATGCGCGCGAGGACTAG
- a CDS encoding alpha/beta hydrolase codes for MTRLLSLCLLLLSASVARAAALETSLDVRGADGERIPMRVLEPEGAAANPPIAVLLHGLTRRKEDWLSNEGPTHGGVLKDELLRSGYRVYLLDARRHGERATPEARPGALAKRAHQGDPSGYVAMIADTVRDAHALLTTVLAKGQPPRVLVAGYSMGAQVGILLAAREPRMTHLVTMVPPNIDPSMEEVAPSRHMASVHQDWLLLTANKDDFAPVADSRALFDAAPSRRKTHKTFDSGHVLPREYLEEVRRWLHADRRAPGRKDP; via the coding sequence ATGACCCGCTTGCTGTCGTTGTGCCTGCTGCTTCTATCCGCTTCTGTGGCGCGTGCCGCCGCCCTGGAAACGTCGTTGGACGTTCGCGGCGCGGATGGAGAACGCATCCCCATGCGGGTGCTGGAGCCGGAGGGAGCCGCCGCGAATCCACCCATCGCAGTCCTCCTGCACGGCCTTACGCGCCGCAAGGAGGACTGGCTGTCGAACGAGGGGCCAACCCACGGCGGTGTGCTGAAGGACGAACTGCTGCGGTCCGGCTACCGCGTCTATCTCCTCGATGCACGCCGGCACGGAGAGCGGGCGACACCCGAGGCCAGGCCAGGAGCGCTCGCCAAGCGGGCCCATCAAGGGGACCCCTCGGGGTACGTGGCGATGATTGCCGACACCGTCCGCGATGCCCACGCGCTGCTGACCACCGTGCTCGCGAAAGGCCAGCCGCCTCGGGTGCTCGTCGCCGGGTACAGCATGGGCGCGCAGGTGGGAATCCTGCTGGCGGCGCGTGAGCCGCGCATGACCCACCTGGTCACGATGGTTCCTCCCAACATCGACCCGTCGATGGAGGAGGTTGCCCCCTCGCGTCACATGGCGAGCGTTCACCAGGACTGGCTGCTGCTGACGGCGAACAAGGATGACTTCGCGCCTGTCGCGGACAGCCGCGCCCTGTTCGATGCCGCTCCGTCCCGTCGCAAGACACACAAGACCTTCGACAGCGGGCATGTCCTCCCTCGGGAGTACCTGGAGGAGGTGCGCCGCTGGCTCCATGCGGACCGCCGAGCGCCTGGCCGCAAGGATCCATGA
- a CDS encoding S9 family peptidase produces MRFPFVPLGLMLTALTGAPGLALDDAPPPLAPSGTTPDAQVQAKLDLADRFVRRAELLRDSLVPPRWLREGDRLVFWSREGKDGGTWVLAHAKTGELKPLLSGEQLRQQLSTLLGKPITAPRFFDVALAPDERGIVFRLEGKTFGLGLSGGHVTLLSPEDRAALTLSPQHFLAPKGGALAVQRQGGFAVLNAEGATVVERTGEANLDWRIPERPWSPDGRFLVVWRDDLRAVHQVPVVDYSSALEKVTTVPYTKSGTPLPRAELHVVEVATGRVTRVPPVEGETYDWFAGWNPEGTEALCLHLSRDAKRLDLSVVEPASGQRRHVLREERPETFVTGLDFAVGGWAKQVTALPGGRGYLWMSERDGWRHVYAYDRSGKRVRQLTRGAFPVHEVVGVAPTGDALYVLASADSGAPYEHLFYRGSLKGGALKRLSSASGMHRITPSPSGQYYVDTWSSRTQPRLRELVSVEGGKRVRLTTSDASEFESLGDTRPEALLVKAADGVTPLHGVLYKPRDFDASKRYPVLASIYAGPFTTVVPWSFLGTSDSLTASGLAQLGFIVVLLDPRGGPGRSKSFQDANYGRVGQTEIPDYVAGLKQAASTRPWMDLERVGIHGGSWGGYFTLRGMLTAPDFFKAGYAGAPGALEEEAIINEPYLNLPSVNPQGYAAGDNLAIADRLRGHLKLMHGTSDVNATLSVTMRMADALIRAGKRFELLIMPGQPHSPRGAASRYYRDDVGLFFLRTLGGPR; encoded by the coding sequence ATGCGATTCCCCTTCGTTCCCCTCGGCCTGATGCTCACGGCGCTGACGGGAGCCCCCGGCCTGGCGCTGGATGACGCTCCCCCCCCCCTCGCCCCCTCCGGAACCACGCCGGATGCGCAGGTCCAGGCGAAGCTGGACCTGGCGGACCGGTTCGTCCGCCGGGCGGAACTCCTGCGGGACAGCCTGGTTCCCCCCAGGTGGCTGCGTGAGGGCGACCGGTTGGTCTTCTGGTCCCGTGAGGGCAAGGACGGCGGGACGTGGGTGCTGGCGCACGCGAAGACCGGGGAGCTGAAGCCACTCCTTTCCGGTGAGCAACTGAGGCAGCAGCTCTCGACGCTGCTGGGCAAGCCCATCACCGCGCCCCGCTTCTTCGACGTCGCGCTCGCTCCGGATGAGCGGGGCATCGTGTTCCGCCTGGAGGGGAAGACCTTTGGCCTGGGCCTGTCAGGTGGCCATGTCACCTTGCTGTCGCCGGAGGACCGGGCCGCGCTGACGCTGTCGCCCCAGCACTTCCTCGCGCCGAAAGGCGGCGCGCTCGCCGTGCAACGCCAGGGCGGCTTCGCGGTGCTGAACGCGGAAGGCGCCACCGTGGTCGAGCGCACGGGGGAAGCGAACCTCGACTGGCGGATTCCGGAGCGTCCCTGGTCACCGGATGGCCGCTTCCTGGTGGTGTGGCGGGACGACCTCCGCGCCGTTCACCAGGTGCCCGTCGTGGACTACTCCTCCGCGCTGGAGAAGGTGACGACGGTGCCGTACACGAAGTCCGGGACGCCACTGCCGCGCGCGGAGCTCCATGTCGTGGAAGTGGCGACGGGCCGCGTGACGCGCGTTCCGCCCGTCGAGGGCGAGACATATGACTGGTTCGCCGGCTGGAATCCCGAGGGCACCGAGGCGCTGTGTCTCCACCTCTCGCGTGACGCCAAGCGGCTGGACCTGAGCGTCGTGGAACCCGCGTCGGGCCAGCGTCGGCACGTCCTGCGCGAGGAGCGCCCGGAGACCTTCGTCACCGGCCTGGACTTCGCGGTGGGCGGCTGGGCGAAGCAGGTGACGGCGCTGCCAGGAGGGCGCGGCTACCTCTGGATGTCCGAGCGTGATGGCTGGCGCCACGTGTATGCGTATGACCGCTCGGGGAAGCGCGTGAGGCAGCTCACGCGAGGCGCCTTTCCCGTGCACGAAGTGGTGGGAGTCGCCCCCACGGGAGATGCCCTCTACGTGCTGGCCTCCGCCGACAGCGGCGCGCCATACGAGCACCTCTTCTACCGGGGAAGCCTGAAGGGAGGCGCGTTGAAGCGGCTGTCCTCTGCCTCGGGGATGCACCGCATCACGCCGTCCCCCTCCGGCCAGTACTACGTGGACACATGGTCCTCGCGGACACAGCCCCGGTTGAGGGAGCTGGTGTCCGTGGAGGGTGGCAAGCGCGTGCGGCTCACCACGTCGGACGCGAGTGAGTTCGAGTCGCTCGGCGACACGCGGCCGGAGGCGCTGCTCGTCAAGGCGGCCGATGGCGTCACGCCCCTGCACGGCGTGCTCTACAAGCCACGCGACTTCGACGCCTCGAAGCGCTACCCCGTGCTCGCCTCCATCTACGCGGGTCCGTTCACCACCGTTGTCCCCTGGAGCTTCCTGGGGACTTCGGATTCGCTGACCGCCAGCGGCCTGGCGCAACTGGGCTTCATCGTGGTGTTGCTGGACCCCCGGGGTGGCCCCGGACGGAGCAAGTCCTTCCAGGACGCGAACTACGGCCGCGTGGGCCAGACGGAGATTCCCGACTACGTCGCGGGGCTGAAGCAGGCCGCGTCCACGCGCCCCTGGATGGACCTGGAGCGGGTCGGCATCCACGGCGGTTCGTGGGGCGGCTATTTCACGCTGCGCGGCATGCTGACGGCGCCGGACTTCTTCAAGGCGGGCTACGCCGGAGCCCCCGGAGCGCTGGAGGAAGAGGCCATCATCAACGAGCCCTATCTCAACCTCCCAAGCGTCAATCCCCAGGGGTACGCGGCGGGCGACAACCTCGCGATTGCAGACAGGCTGAGGGGCCACCTGAAGCTGATGCACGGCACGAGCGACGTGAATGCCACGCTCTCCGTGACGATGCGGATGGCGGACGCGCTCATCCGCGCGGGCAAGCGCTTCGAATTGCTCATCATGCCCGGCCAGCCGCACTCCCCTCGGGGTGCCGCCAGCCGCTACTACCGGGACGATGTGGGCCTGTTCTTCCTCCGGACCCTGGGCGGTCCACGGTAA
- a CDS encoding LysR family transcriptional regulator: MEFRQLQLFVAVAEELHFGRAAARIGMAQPPFSQQIRRLESELGVELLTRTSRRVALTAAGSRLLEDARALLARRADVIHSVQQAASGETGTLRVGFAASSAFGVLPDIVLRFRTRFPKVKLELDDSETLDVGAALVSGELDIAIIRAPFRHEGLTVERLLQERFVLALPARHPRARQQVVALSSLANEPFVLFPRHSAPGLHDLVTSMCLGAGFSPNILQEASSWPSVVGMVEAGLGLTIAPASSQALCPKGVVFRPLSGAPGHAELVVAFPGTRPAPAAQHFRVLAHEAVSRSGRRASD; this comes from the coding sequence ATGGAATTCCGTCAGCTCCAGCTCTTCGTCGCCGTGGCGGAGGAGTTGCACTTCGGACGCGCCGCCGCGCGCATCGGCATGGCCCAGCCGCCCTTCAGCCAGCAGATTCGCCGGCTGGAGTCCGAGCTGGGAGTCGAGCTGCTCACGCGCACGAGCCGCCGGGTAGCCCTGACCGCCGCCGGGAGCCGCTTGCTGGAGGATGCGCGCGCGTTGCTGGCTCGGCGCGCGGATGTCATCCATTCGGTGCAGCAGGCGGCGAGTGGAGAGACAGGCACGCTGCGTGTCGGCTTCGCCGCGTCGTCTGCCTTCGGCGTGCTGCCGGACATCGTGCTGCGCTTCCGCACGCGGTTCCCGAAGGTGAAGCTGGAGTTGGACGACAGCGAGACGCTGGATGTCGGCGCCGCGCTCGTCTCGGGGGAGCTGGACATCGCCATCATCCGGGCGCCCTTCCGTCACGAAGGGCTCACCGTCGAGCGACTGCTCCAGGAGCGCTTCGTGCTCGCCCTGCCAGCTCGACACCCGCGAGCCCGTCAACAGGTCGTCGCGCTGTCCTCACTGGCGAACGAGCCGTTCGTGCTCTTTCCGCGTCACTCCGCGCCGGGCCTGCATGACCTGGTGACGAGCATGTGCCTGGGCGCGGGTTTCTCTCCGAACATCCTCCAGGAAGCCAGCTCGTGGCCGTCCGTCGTTGGCATGGTGGAAGCGGGCCTGGGGCTGACCATCGCTCCCGCGTCCTCCCAGGCGCTGTGTCCCAAAGGGGTGGTGTTTCGCCCCCTGAGCGGCGCTCCCGGACACGCGGAGCTGGTGGTGGCCTTCCCTGGAACGCGGCCCGCGCCCGCGGCGCAGCACTTCCGCGTCCTCGCGCATGAAGCCGTCTCCCGCTCTGGCAGGCGTGCTTCTGACTGA
- a CDS encoding DUF1801 domain-containing protein, with the protein MAVKSSKVAKKATARPSTSKAARPSKAVAKSAAPKSKKATAKKSAAAPKATAARRKSPAAAAEPVLLSGGNPQIAKGYGDAPIRAYIKAMPGWKRDVGHRLDELIERTVPGVSKAVKWNSPMYGVEGQGWFLSVHCFTKYIKVAFFRGTSLRPIPPGASKSRDTRYLDIREDEPLDEAQFAAWVKQASRLPGERM; encoded by the coding sequence ATGGCTGTCAAGTCATCCAAGGTCGCGAAGAAGGCCACCGCCAGGCCGAGCACGTCGAAGGCGGCCAGACCGAGCAAGGCAGTCGCCAAGTCAGCAGCCCCCAAGTCCAAGAAGGCCACGGCGAAGAAATCGGCGGCAGCGCCCAAGGCCACCGCGGCCAGACGCAAGAGCCCCGCTGCGGCCGCCGAGCCGGTCCTCCTCTCTGGCGGCAATCCGCAGATTGCGAAGGGCTACGGCGACGCCCCCATCCGGGCCTACATCAAGGCCATGCCGGGCTGGAAACGCGACGTCGGGCACCGCCTCGACGAGCTCATCGAGCGCACCGTCCCGGGTGTGAGCAAGGCGGTCAAATGGAACTCGCCGATGTACGGCGTCGAGGGCCAGGGATGGTTCCTCAGCGTCCACTGCTTCACGAAGTACATCAAGGTGGCCTTCTTCCGCGGCACCTCGCTGCGCCCCATCCCACCCGGTGCGTCCAAGAGCCGGGACACGCGCTACCTCGATATCCGCGAGGACGAGCCGCTCGACGAGGCCCAGTTCGCCGCCTGGGTGAAGCAGGCCAGTCGATTGCCTGGCGAACGGATGTAG
- a CDS encoding GNAT family N-acetyltransferase: MARLVAQAWAERGPHVECAMGDLTWRLLRNAQVRPREDIALWERAPGQLAGFAWAYNNGDVDLFVHPLVHADAFAEDVRPWVRARHERTTQPTTVWALESNGPLLAALQRRGWRRTTGGCYLHLAQPLPAVPSPPSSLPAGYRVRAVRGPEEVAARALVHRRGFGSERVTTEVYARLMEAPGYQPALDLVAEAPDGSLAACALGWLDEANAVGEFEPVACAPENRRRGLVRALLHEGLRRMHTLGAKQAIVYAFADNPASLALYQSAGFTVVDRNLGHTLASP, encoded by the coding sequence ATGGCTCGTCTCGTGGCGCAGGCCTGGGCGGAGCGCGGTCCCCACGTGGAGTGCGCGATGGGAGACCTGACCTGGCGCCTGCTGCGCAATGCACAGGTACGGCCGCGGGAGGACATCGCCCTGTGGGAACGCGCGCCGGGGCAGCTCGCTGGCTTTGCGTGGGCCTACAACAACGGCGATGTGGACCTGTTCGTCCACCCGCTCGTGCACGCTGACGCCTTCGCGGAGGATGTGCGTCCCTGGGTTCGCGCACGCCACGAGCGCACCACGCAGCCGACCACCGTATGGGCGCTGGAGAGCAACGGCCCGCTGCTCGCAGCGCTGCAGCGGCGGGGCTGGCGGCGCACCACGGGCGGATGCTACCTGCACCTCGCACAGCCGCTACCCGCGGTGCCGTCTCCGCCGTCTTCGTTGCCCGCGGGCTACCGGGTGCGCGCGGTGCGGGGCCCTGAGGAGGTGGCCGCGCGAGCCCTCGTACACCGGCGCGGCTTCGGCTCCGAGCGGGTGACAACAGAGGTGTACGCGCGGCTCATGGAGGCACCGGGTTACCAGCCTGCGTTGGACCTCGTCGCCGAGGCGCCCGACGGAAGCCTCGCGGCCTGCGCGCTGGGTTGGCTCGACGAGGCGAACGCGGTGGGCGAATTCGAACCAGTGGCGTGCGCCCCAGAGAACAGGCGACGCGGGCTGGTGCGCGCGCTCCTACACGAAGGGCTCCGGCGCATGCACACGCTGGGCGCCAAGCAGGCCATCGTGTACGCCTTCGCGGACAACCCGGCCTCCCTCGCCCTCTATCAGTCCGCCGGCTTCACCGTGGTGGACCGCAACCTCGGCCACACCCTGGCGTCCCCATGA
- a CDS encoding DUF3592 domain-containing protein, whose protein sequence is MRFRVVSSAVLLAFVALWTSITLAADYFTVSNMVLQMQTESWPSVQGTITRSEVDAVRSNKATTYGLKVAYTYSVDGQQYEGSKARPSMWRSGDRGFAEELVARYPLGATLPVYYRPGQPSEAVLQTGMDGSQLFTLMLLMPFNLVMLWLGTLVVGAWKPEPPLLSTFFREDGSECVTLEGPWTATLVSLVLVGASLACVALAGLTVGLHAPLPVAVGAWGVVIVSGVLVGRWSHTRVKAGYYDLRLHPQERSLSLPPFSGRKHGLDVRWRDVRSLRVEPQAPTQKGGQVSRYHLTLELSTADGGVRQEAIAGFPRQEQAESLARWLRTRLEVGEVASEEQRSA, encoded by the coding sequence ATGCGTTTTCGCGTGGTCTCTTCCGCCGTCTTGCTCGCGTTCGTGGCGCTGTGGACGTCCATCACGCTGGCCGCGGACTACTTCACCGTCTCCAACATGGTCCTCCAAATGCAGACGGAGAGCTGGCCCTCCGTGCAGGGCACCATCACCCGGAGCGAGGTGGATGCGGTGCGCTCGAACAAGGCCACCACCTACGGCCTGAAGGTGGCCTACACCTACTCCGTCGACGGGCAGCAGTATGAAGGCAGCAAGGCCCGCCCCTCCATGTGGCGCTCGGGGGACCGCGGATTCGCGGAGGAGTTGGTGGCACGCTACCCCCTTGGGGCCACCCTCCCCGTGTACTACCGGCCCGGCCAGCCCTCGGAGGCGGTGTTGCAGACGGGCATGGACGGGTCGCAGCTGTTCACGCTCATGCTCCTGATGCCCTTCAACCTGGTGATGCTCTGGCTGGGTACCCTGGTGGTGGGGGCCTGGAAGCCGGAACCGCCGCTCTTGTCCACCTTCTTCCGGGAGGACGGCAGTGAGTGCGTGACGCTCGAGGGGCCGTGGACGGCCACCTTGGTGTCCCTGGTTCTGGTGGGCGCCTCCCTGGCGTGCGTCGCGCTCGCAGGACTCACTGTGGGCCTCCATGCACCGCTGCCCGTGGCCGTGGGGGCCTGGGGGGTCGTCATCGTCAGCGGTGTGCTCGTCGGGCGGTGGTCGCACACACGGGTGAAGGCCGGGTACTACGACCTGCGTCTCCATCCCCAGGAGCGGAGCCTCTCCCTGCCCCCCTTCTCCGGACGGAAACACGGGCTCGACGTACGGTGGCGCGACGTGCGGTCGCTCCGCGTCGAACCCCAGGCTCCCACACAGAAGGGGGGGCAGGTGAGCCGCTATCATCTCACGCTCGAGCTCTCCACCGCCGACGGCGGGGTGCGCCAGGAAGCCATCGCCGGCTTCCCCCGCCAGGAGCAGGCAGAGTCGCTGGCACGCTGGCTGCGAACGCGCCTTGAAGTTGGCGAGGTCGCTTCAGAAGAGCAGCGCTCCGCCTGA